One genomic region from Quercus robur chromosome 4, dhQueRobu3.1, whole genome shotgun sequence encodes:
- the LOC126720887 gene encoding 60S ribosomal protein L18a yields MVNFRFHQYQVVGRGLPSETDEHPKIYRMKLWATNEVRAKSKFWYFLRKLKKVKKSNGQMLAINEIFEKNPTKIKNYGIWLRYQSRTGYHNMYKEYRDTTLNGAVEQMYIEMASRHRVRFPCIQIIKTATIPAKLCKRESSKQFHNSKIKFPLVYKKIRPPSRKLKTTYKASRPNLFM; encoded by the exons ATGGTCAATTTCAGG TTTCATCAGTACCAGGTGGTGGGGAGAGGTCTGCCTTCTGAAACTGATGAGCATCCAAAGATTTATAGGATGAAACTTTGGGCTACAAATGAGGTCCGTGCCAAGTCGAAGTTCTG GTACTTTTTGAGGAAGCTGAAGAAAGTTAAGAAGAGCAATGGACAGATGTTAGCTATCAATGAG atttttgagaaaaatcctACAAAGATTAAGAATTATGGTATCTGGCTGCGGTATCAAAGCCGAACTGGGTATCACAACATGTATAAGGAGTATCGAGACACCACTCTAAATGGTGCTGTGGAACAGATGTACATTGAGATGGCATCTCGTCACAGAGTGAGGTTCCCATGCATTCAAATCATCAAAACAGCCACCATACCTGCTAAACTTTGCAAGAGGGAGAGCTCTAAGCAGTTCCACAATTCCAAAATCAAGTTCCCTCTGGTTTACAAGAAAATTCGACCCCCCTCAAGGAAGCTCAAGACCACATATAAGGCATCAAGGCCAAACCTATTTATGTAA